Proteins from a single region of Bombus huntii isolate Logan2020A chromosome 2, iyBomHunt1.1, whole genome shotgun sequence:
- the LOC126878259 gene encoding WD repeat-containing protein 26, which translates to MENYRIMQQQTSNGGISSGLQQNGSTADSGGPHANGNMIPESDNDINSVNGETNQNLGPPKIMDKTNQDIVRLIGQHLKTVGLNRTADLLMQESGCRLDHPAAAKFRQHVMDGDWTKAEHDLSELKIFLNGANQSLVEMKFLLLEQKYLEYLEEGLVLEALHVLRNELTPLGHNTGRVHQLSAFMMCSGRDELQTRAGWDGKGAVSRAALMDRLQKYLPPSIMLPPRRLHSLLCQAVEMQNQQCTYHVTHTQASLENVSLLVDHSCSKEQFPCHTLQVLNNHCDEVWYCKFSPDGRKLATGSKDMTVIIWDVDPETLRVTHRKTLEGHTYGVALIAWSPDSSLLIACGPEDCPELWLWSIDPPDYELRATVTQSTDDSLTACAWYPDSRKFVAGGLRGQFYQFDIEGNVSESWEGVRVKCLWCKNDGKTVLAADSHHRIRGYNFDELCDFTILQEDHPLMSFSVDKADRLALLNVANQGVHLWDLQDRCLVRRFQGVTQGHFTIHSCFGGVNQDFVASGSEDTKVYVWHIKRELPIAILTGHSRTVNCVSWNPVYHQMMASVSDDCTVRIWGPRSSSPEKVDSDKTVPLESNSSNGSGWHEMVS; encoded by the exons ATGGAAAACTATCG CATAATGCAACAGCAGACTTCAAACGGTGGCATTTCCTCCGGGCTGCAGCAGAATGGTTCAACAGCTGACTCTGGTGGACCTCATGCAAATGGCAACATGATACCGGAATCGGATAATGACATCAATAGTGTTAATGGAGAAACAAATCAGAATTTGGGACCGCCAAAAATAATGGACAAAACCAATCAAGATATTGTCAGACTTATTGGACAACATTTGAAGACAGTCGGACTGAA TCGCACAGCAGATCTTCTCATGCAAGAGTCCGGTTGTCGTCTAGATCATCCAGCTGCTGCAAAATTTAGACAACATGTTATGGATGGAGATTGGACAAAGGCAGAGCACGACCTTAGTgaacttaaaatatttttaaatggaGCAAATCAAAGTCTAGTA GAGATGAAATTCTTGTTACTAGAACAAAAATACTTAGAATACTTAGAAGAAGGATTAGTACTGGAAGCATTGCATGTCTTACGCAATGAACTTACACCTTTAGGGCATAATACAGGTCGTGTACACCAGTTATCTGCATTTATGATGTGCAGTGGACGTGATGAATTACAG ACACGTGCAGGCTGGGATGGCAAAGGTGCAGTCTCGAGGGCTGCTTTAATGGATAGACTACAGAAATATCTGCCACCCTCCATTATGTTACCACCACGTCGCCTTCATTCTCTTTTGTGTCAAGCTGTGGAAATGCAAAATCAACAATGTACATACCACGTAACACATACTCAg GCAAGTTTAGAAAATGTGTCACTGCTTGTGGACCACAGCTGTAGCAAAGAACAGTTCCCGTGCCATACTCTACAGGTGCTCAATAATCATTGTGATGAAGTGTGGTATTGTAAATTTTCTCCTGATGGTCGTAAACTAGCTACAGGTTCTAAAGATATGACTGTAATTATTTGGGATGTTGATCCA gaAACATTGAGAGTAACTCATAGAAAAACATTAGAGGGTCATACTTATGGAGTAGCACTAATTGCTTGGAGTCCTGATAGCAGCCTTTTAATTGCGTGTGGACCTGAAGATTGTCCAGAGCTTTGGCTTTGGAGTATTGACCCACCTGATTATGAACTACGTGCAACAGTAACCCAAAGTACTGATGATTCACTTACAGCTTGTGCTTGGTATCCTGATTCACGTAAATTTGTAGCTGGAGGACTTCGTGGACAGTTCTATCAATTT GATATTGAAGGTAATGTCTCAGAATCATGGGAAGGAGTTAGAGTAAAATGTCTGTGGTGTAAAAATGATGGAAAAACGGTCCTCGCTGCTGATTCGCATCATAGGATTCGGGGATATAATTTTGACGAATTATGTGACTTCACAAT atTACAAGAAGATCATCCTTTGATGTCCTTTAGTGTAGATAAAGCAGATCGACTTGCACTTCTTAATGTGGCCAATCAGGGTGTACATCTTTGGGATTTACAAGATAGATGTTTAGTAAGACGTTTTCAAGGTGTTACTCAAGGACATTTCACAATCCATAGTTGTTTTGGTGGTGTAAATCAAGATTTTGTTGCATCTGGTAGTGAAg ATACTAAAGTCTATGTGTGGCATATCAAAAGGGAATTACCTATAGCAATTCTCACAGGACATAGTAGAACAGTAAATTGTGTTTCATGGAATCCAGTATATCACCAAATGATGGCTTCTGTATCAGATGATTGCACAGTGAGAATATGGGGGCCGAGGTCATCTTCTCCAGAAAAAGTTGATAGTGACAAGACTG TTCCATTAGAAAGTAACTCCTCAAATGGTAGTGGATGGCATGAAATGGTATCGTAG
- the LOC126878262 gene encoding tubulin-specific chaperone C, with amino-acid sequence MDSPTLIEGSLPDRISKRDRERKNIIERRREERQSLAVESEQSSYFKDTFYSSCKKIKEMLDDAPSAPTPALPGIFDKINKEIQTLKNYLSQSKMFLKVYDIRRAQENLQLLENEASELEVTLLPKKKFGFKNRRVVKKTSDKTHDMTDGLKDLKISEGIVNGSAKQNHKLSSKYGDSAVMLLGKVNEQLILDAENVNKNDILLSDLIHCTVRIYGTPSTLHMVNLKECTVLVGPVTSSVFAHDCSECVFAFACQQLRLHSSTDCTIYLHVTSRSIIEDCTKIRVAPYNWSYEDQANHFNLAGLDPKINNWNCVDDFNWLSNEKHSPNWSILEPELRVKCWD; translated from the coding sequence ATGGATTCTCCTACGCTAATAGAAGGTAGTTTACCAGATCGTATTAGTAAAAGAGATCGTGAAAGGAAAAACATTATTGAAAGACGGAGAGAAGAAAGGCAATCATTGGCTGTTGAATCTGAACAAAGTAGTTATTTTAAGGACACATTTTATTCATCATgtaagaaaattaaagaaatgttaGATGATGCACCCAGTGCTCCCACACCAGCTCTTCCTGggatatttgataaaataaataaagaaattcaGACACTTAAGAATTACTTATCGCAATCAAAGATGTTTTTAAAAGTTTATGATATTAGAAGAGCACaagaaaatttacaattactagaaaatgaagcttctgaatTAGAAGTGACATTATTacctaaaaagaaatttgGTTTTAAGAACCGAAGAGTTGTAAAGAAAACATCTGACAAGACACACGATATGACAGATGGTTTAAAGGATTTGAAGATATCAGAAGGAATTGTAAATGGTTCTGCAAAACAGAATCATAAATTATCAAGTAAATATGGAGACAGTGCAGTAATGTTGTTAGGAAAagttaatgaacaattaattTTGGATGCTGAAAATgtgaataaaaatgatattctaCTCTCCGATTTAATTCACTGTACAGTACGAATTTATGGCACACCTAGTACCTTACACATGGTAAATTTAAAAGAGTGTACTGTATTAGTTGGACCAGTAACATCATCTGTATTTGCACACGACTGTAGTGAATGTGTATTTGCTTTTGCGTGTCAGCAACTTCGACTACATTCTTCAACAGATTGTACTATTTATTTACATGTTACGAGTAGATCAATTATAGAGGATTGTACAAAAATACGTGTAGCACCTTATAATTGGTCTTACGAAGATCAAGCAAATCACTTTAATCTAGCTGGACTTGAtccaaaaataaataactggAATTGCGTTGATGACTTTAATTGGTTATCAAACGAAAAACATTCACCAAATTGGAGCATTCTAGAGCCTGAATTGCGTGTAAAATGTTGggattaa
- the LOC126878263 gene encoding ATP synthase subunit g, mitochondrial-like has protein sequence MSKLIGEIVAITKVLSTKTKPAIRNLVYYGKVELVPPKISDIPAIRNGISNIISAAKNKRYLDLTVREAWLNTLVGIEILCWFFVGECIGKRHLIGYNV, from the exons ATGTCGAAACTTATTGGAGAGATTGTAGCAATAACTAAAG TGTTATCAACAAAAACCAAGCCTGCTATTAGGAATCTTGTATATTATGGAAAAGTAGAATTAGTTCCGCCAAAGATATCTGACATTCCTGCCATAAGGAATGGTATCTCCAATATAATCAGTGCTGctaaaaataaacgatatctTGATCTCACAGTACGTGAAGCTTGGCTAAATACATTAGTtggaattgaaattttatgttGGTTCTTCGTAGGAGAATGTATTGGAAAACGACATCttataggatataacgtataa